From the genome of Blautia pseudococcoides, one region includes:
- a CDS encoding 4Fe-4S binding protein, protein MKPVAKLWDAEKCNGCQACVQKCPAAAIDKETYAVDENLCINCMRCAKVCPADARSYDCGEVQKYLESNFMERREIERF, encoded by the coding sequence ATGAAACCTGTGGCAAAACTCTGGGATGCAGAAAAGTGCAATGGGTGTCAGGCATGTGTACAGAAATGCCCCGCTGCAGCTATTGATAAAGAGACTTATGCGGTGGATGAAAATTTGTGTATCAACTGTATGAGATGTGCAAAGGTATGTCCGGCAGATGCAAGGAGTTATGACTGCGGGGAAGTTCAGAAATATCTGGAATCCAATTTTATGGAGAGACGGGAAATAGAGCGTTTTTAA
- a CDS encoding DUF3789 domain-containing protein, whose amino-acid sequence MIVFIAIAFLVGSMFGILLMCLVQINRLHGDPEPGSSLTEDYSDSKL is encoded by the coding sequence ATGATCGTTTTTATAGCTATCGCATTTTTAGTTGGCTCCATGTTCGGTATTCTGTTAATGTGTCTGGTCCAAATCAACCGGCTCCACGGGGACCCGGAACCTGGCAGCAGCCTTACGGAGGACTATTCTGATTCCAAACTGTAA
- a CDS encoding helix-turn-helix domain-containing protein — protein MKKLDKLSIGKRILQQRELLGYTREELAEKADITPRFCYDLELGQKGMSVNTLCKLKSALHINIDYLLFGEQKNLNDLDSIKTLIETCPPDKLSHLLDIITSYLKAVN, from the coding sequence ATGAAGAAACTAGATAAACTGAGTATAGGAAAAAGAATACTGCAGCAACGGGAATTACTGGGTTATACCAGGGAGGAGCTGGCGGAAAAGGCGGATATTACGCCCCGCTTCTGCTATGATCTGGAGTTGGGGCAAAAAGGAATGTCCGTGAACACTTTATGTAAACTTAAATCTGCTTTGCACATAAATATCGACTATTTATTGTTTGGTGAACAAAAAAATCTGAATGATTTAGACTCTATCAAAACATTAATAGAAACCTGCCCTCCGGATAAGCTCTCACATTTACTTGATATCATCACCTCATATTTAAAGGCAGTGAACTAA
- a CDS encoding sugar transferase produces the protein MYQKNGSSWLKHLDFIILDLICMEVSFLLSYVFRNGKMFRLSDDNYRDVEIILLFIFFVVVFFNESYSGILRRGYFREFVAVLKHVTYIVAIMLVYLFFVKQSSTYSRVIFISMWGIYIVLSYVTRLAWKQNIKRRVDRQEGKRSLLLVTSADVASEVVKTILRNNFESLYLDGIAIIDVQMTGKKILGVPVVADKDSMVSYIQKNWVDEVFFNPSEETVIPNEMIKSCASMGVTIHMKLAKLEVLGNNQIVEKMAGYTVLSSSIKMASPRDMFLKRAMDIAGGLVGVLMTGILTVFIAPIIKIKSPGPVFFSQIRVGKNGKKFKIYKFRSMYMDAEARKKELMEKNKIQDGLMFKMDDDPRIIKGIGNFIRKTSLDEFPQFWNVLKGDMSLVGTRPPTVDEWEKYEVHHRKRLAIKPGITGMWQVSGRSGITDFEKVVELDTGYITDWSLGLDMKLLWKTVLVVFRGEGSM, from the coding sequence ATGTATCAGAAAAACGGAAGTAGTTGGTTAAAGCATTTGGATTTTATCATTTTAGATTTAATCTGTATGGAAGTTTCATTTCTGCTGAGTTATGTCTTTAGAAACGGAAAGATGTTTCGGTTATCCGATGATAATTATCGTGATGTGGAGATTATCCTGCTGTTTATCTTTTTTGTGGTTGTGTTTTTTAATGAAAGCTACAGCGGTATTTTAAGACGAGGGTATTTTAGAGAGTTCGTGGCAGTATTGAAGCATGTGACTTATATTGTAGCTATCATGCTGGTGTATCTGTTTTTTGTGAAGCAGTCATCTACATATTCACGGGTTATTTTTATCAGCATGTGGGGCATTTATATTGTGCTGTCTTATGTCACAAGGCTGGCATGGAAACAGAATATTAAGAGGCGGGTGGACAGGCAGGAAGGCAAGCGTTCTCTGCTTCTGGTGACCTCTGCGGATGTGGCCTCTGAAGTTGTGAAGACGATTCTGAGGAATAATTTTGAAAGTTTATACCTGGATGGAATTGCGATTATTGATGTGCAGATGACCGGCAAGAAGATTCTGGGGGTTCCTGTTGTTGCGGATAAGGACAGCATGGTATCTTATATCCAGAAGAACTGGGTGGATGAAGTGTTTTTTAATCCCTCAGAAGAGACAGTTATACCGAATGAGATGATAAAGAGCTGCGCCAGTATGGGCGTGACGATACATATGAAGCTGGCTAAGCTGGAAGTGCTGGGGAATAACCAGATCGTGGAGAAGATGGCAGGATATACTGTGCTTTCCAGCAGTATAAAAATGGCTTCTCCGAGGGATATGTTTTTGAAAAGGGCTATGGATATTGCCGGGGGATTGGTCGGCGTGCTGATGACAGGGATACTGACTGTATTTATTGCGCCAATTATTAAGATAAAATCTCCGGGGCCGGTGTTTTTTTCGCAGATTCGGGTTGGGAAGAATGGGAAGAAATTTAAAATTTATAAATTCCGCTCTATGTATATGGATGCTGAGGCGCGGAAGAAGGAATTGATGGAGAAGAATAAGATCCAGGATGGACTGATGTTTAAGATGGATGATGATCCCAGGATCATTAAAGGGATTGGGAATTTTATTCGGAAGACGTCACTGGATGAGTTTCCGCAGTTCTGGAACGTGCTGAAGGGGGATATGAGCCTGGTTGGGACAAGGCCTCCGACTGTGGATGAGTGGGAGAAGTATGAGGTGCATCATAGGAAGAGACTGGCGATCAAGCCGGGGATCACTGGGATGTGGCAGGTTAGTGGGAGAAGTGGGATTACGGATTTTGAGAAAGTGGTGGAGTTGGATACTGGGTATATAACAGATTGGAGTTTGGGACTGGATATGAAGTTGCTGTGGAAGACAGTATTGGTTGTTTTTAGAGGGGAGGGATCTATGTAA
- a CDS encoding glycosyltransferase family 4 protein: MLGYKRIPSREGGIEVVVEELSTQMVALGNEVTCYNRGGHHVSGKEFDRSSLKEYKGIQLKTVPTINKRGLAAMTASVSAAVCVAFGRYDVVHFHAEGPCAMLWLPKLFGKRCIATVHGLDHQRAKWGRFAKWYIMTGEKVAVKYANEIIVLSKGVQDYFWDTYSRETIFIPNGVNRPQILDAELITEKFNLIKDSYILFLGRLVPEKGLRYLIEAFWEVETDKKLVIAGGSSDTDVFANELKSLADHDERIIFTGFVQGKLLEELYSNAYIYTLPSDLEGMPLSLLEAMSYGNCCVTSDIPECTDVVEGKAVTFAKSNVTDLKDKLQMLCDDEKLVQKYKYGATDFICSKYSWNDVVHRTLELYRK, encoded by the coding sequence ATGCTGGGATATAAACGAATTCCCTCCCGTGAAGGTGGTATTGAAGTTGTGGTTGAGGAGTTATCCACGCAGATGGTTGCTCTTGGCAACGAAGTCACCTGCTACAACCGAGGCGGACATCATGTAAGTGGTAAGGAGTTCGACAGATCCAGTTTGAAAGAATATAAAGGAATCCAACTGAAAACGGTGCCAACAATCAATAAAAGAGGACTTGCCGCTATGACTGCATCCGTTTCAGCAGCGGTGTGCGTAGCCTTTGGACGTTATGATGTGGTTCATTTTCACGCAGAAGGACCGTGCGCCATGCTGTGGCTGCCTAAACTGTTTGGAAAGAGGTGTATTGCCACTGTTCATGGTTTGGATCACCAGAGAGCCAAGTGGGGTAGGTTTGCTAAGTGGTACATAATGACTGGCGAAAAGGTCGCTGTGAAATATGCGAATGAGATTATTGTACTTAGCAAAGGTGTACAGGATTACTTCTGGGATACATACAGTCGGGAAACTATATTTATTCCCAATGGCGTTAACCGGCCACAGATTTTGGATGCAGAGCTGATTACTGAGAAGTTTAATTTGATAAAAGACAGCTATATTTTGTTTTTGGGACGTCTGGTTCCCGAAAAGGGTTTGCGCTATCTGATTGAAGCATTCTGGGAAGTGGAAACAGATAAGAAGTTGGTGATCGCTGGCGGCTCCTCTGACACAGATGTATTTGCAAATGAACTAAAAAGTCTTGCAGACCATGATGAGCGAATCATATTCACCGGATTTGTTCAGGGAAAACTGTTGGAAGAGCTTTATAGCAATGCTTACATATACACACTCCCTTCTGATTTAGAGGGGATGCCACTGAGCCTTCTGGAGGCTATGAGTTATGGGAATTGTTGTGTGACGAGTGATATTCCAGAGTGTACAGATGTTGTTGAAGGTAAGGCAGTAACATTTGCAAAAAGTAATGTTACTGATTTGAAAGATAAATTACAGATGCTCTGTGATGATGAAAAATTGGTACAGAAGTACAAGTATGGAGCAACTGACTTTATTTGCAGTAAGTATAGCTGGAATGATGTGGTTCATAGAACATTGGAATTATATAGGAAGTAA
- a CDS encoding glycosyltransferase: MRILKINKFLHENGGSETYIFKLGKYLQKMGHEVQYFGMVHKGRCVGNRVNAYTSDMDFHDGSKLAKLTYPIKTIYSKEARVQLRKVLDDFQPDVCHLNNFNYQLTPSIILEIVKWRQETEKDCKIVFTAHDYQLVCPNHMLNNPVKHENCEKCLGGHFMNCTKGKCIHGSTAKSIIGTMEAEFWKLKGTYKYIDTMICCSEFMKSKMDTNPLFATKTVVMHNFIDKEGWKETSKKEYVLYFGRFSEEKGIGTLIKVCKELPDIQFVFAGNGLLEENVNDAVNIKNVGFQKGEALEWLIREARFSIYPSEWYENCPFSVMESQMYGTPVLGADIGGIPELIQVGETGELFESGNAEDLKGKIQKLWDDKELCEQYSENCKNISFDTVDEYYEKIMKVYQ; the protein is encoded by the coding sequence ATGCGTATTCTCAAAATAAATAAATTTTTGCATGAAAATGGTGGCTCGGAAACGTACATATTCAAATTAGGAAAGTATTTACAGAAGATGGGCCATGAGGTTCAGTACTTCGGTATGGTTCATAAAGGCCGCTGTGTTGGTAACCGGGTCAACGCTTATACGAGCGACATGGATTTCCACGACGGCTCCAAGCTGGCGAAATTAACCTACCCAATCAAGACGATTTATAGCAAGGAAGCGCGGGTGCAGCTACGCAAGGTGCTGGACGATTTCCAGCCGGATGTCTGCCATCTGAACAACTTTAACTACCAGCTGACCCCTTCCATAATTCTGGAAATCGTGAAGTGGCGCCAGGAAACTGAGAAGGATTGTAAGATCGTATTCACGGCTCATGACTATCAGCTGGTCTGCCCGAACCACATGCTAAACAACCCTGTAAAACATGAGAACTGCGAAAAGTGCCTCGGTGGGCATTTCATGAATTGCACAAAGGGCAAGTGCATCCATGGATCCACGGCTAAGAGTATCATAGGCACAATGGAAGCTGAATTCTGGAAACTGAAAGGAACCTACAAGTACATAGACACCATGATCTGCTGCTCCGAGTTCATGAAGTCAAAGATGGATACGAACCCGTTGTTTGCTACAAAGACCGTGGTGATGCATAACTTCATCGACAAGGAGGGGTGGAAAGAGACCTCGAAGAAGGAATATGTCCTGTACTTTGGCCGGTTCTCCGAAGAGAAGGGCATCGGCACGCTGATTAAAGTCTGTAAGGAGCTGCCGGATATCCAGTTCGTCTTTGCTGGTAATGGGCTGTTAGAAGAGAACGTGAACGATGCGGTAAACATTAAGAATGTGGGGTTCCAGAAGGGTGAAGCGCTGGAATGGCTGATCCGGGAAGCACGTTTTTCCATCTACCCGTCTGAGTGGTACGAAAACTGCCCGTTCTCAGTGATGGAATCCCAGATGTACGGCACGCCGGTACTGGGTGCTGACATCGGTGGTATCCCGGAGCTGATTCAGGTTGGTGAGACTGGTGAGCTGTTTGAGAGTGGTAACGCAGAGGACCTGAAGGGGAAGATTCAGAAGCTCTGGGATGATAAGGAGCTGTGTGAGCAGTACAGTGAGAACTGCAAGAATATTAGCTTTGATACCGTCGATGAGTATTACGAGAAGATTATGAAGGTGTATCAGTAA
- a CDS encoding glycosyltransferase, producing the protein MSKENVILIDYNAPDDWEFHKAIEKTTGKKWRVYKAISNENHGGILQKLIRYTKYFLVPMKIAKNHKSYIKVLAWQQFYGLILAFYFRIFHIQNAPEIVVLTFIYKPKKSVIGKVYDKFIRYIVTSGYIKSFVVFSENEKKRYVDYFDVPESQFVFETLGYEDKTQEIEIGEPGNFYLAAGRSNRDYKFLTAAWAGREEQLEIICDTLSLKSNSSNIRVLTSCHDNEFFEELAKCRAVIVTLEDTHISSGQLVIIQAMMYGKPVIVTENDTVKDYIDTGKTGMIIPKTEKALADAILSLKDETYYKKISTAERKQYESKFSVYAMGTAIGKLLN; encoded by the coding sequence ATGAGCAAAGAAAATGTGATTTTGATTGACTATAATGCTCCTGATGATTGGGAGTTTCATAAGGCAATCGAAAAAACAACAGGAAAAAAGTGGAGAGTATATAAAGCGATAAGCAACGAAAACCACGGAGGAATTTTACAAAAACTTATACGTTATACAAAGTACTTCCTGGTTCCAATGAAAATTGCTAAAAACCATAAAAGTTACATTAAGGTTTTAGCTTGGCAGCAGTTTTACGGTTTGATTTTGGCATTCTATTTCAGAATTTTCCATATCCAGAATGCACCAGAAATTGTAGTGCTGACCTTTATCTATAAACCTAAGAAATCAGTTATCGGAAAGGTTTACGACAAATTTATAAGGTATATTGTGACTTCTGGGTACATCAAATCTTTTGTCGTTTTTTCTGAAAACGAAAAGAAGCGATATGTGGATTACTTTGATGTCCCAGAGTCACAATTTGTTTTTGAAACATTAGGATATGAGGATAAGACACAGGAAATAGAAATCGGCGAGCCGGGAAACTTTTACCTTGCTGCCGGACGAAGCAATCGTGATTATAAATTCCTGACGGCAGCGTGGGCTGGAAGAGAGGAACAGCTTGAAATTATCTGTGATACGTTATCATTAAAAAGTAATTCTAGTAACATAAGGGTGCTTACAAGCTGTCATGATAATGAGTTCTTTGAAGAACTGGCAAAGTGCCGAGCCGTAATTGTGACACTGGAGGATACACACATTTCGTCTGGACAATTGGTTATTATTCAAGCGATGATGTATGGGAAACCTGTTATTGTCACAGAGAATGATACGGTTAAAGATTATATTGATACCGGGAAAACAGGAATGATAATCCCTAAAACAGAAAAAGCTTTGGCCGATGCAATCTTGTCGTTGAAAGATGAAACATATTATAAGAAAATTTCAACCGCCGAACGGAAACAGTATGAGAGCAAATTCAGCGTTTACGCAATGGGTACTGCGATTGGAAAGTTATTAAATTGA
- a CDS encoding radical SAM protein has product MSEEKKLNGTVIVTYRCNARCSMCNRYKAPSKPEEEISIETIQKLPRMYFTNITGGEPFIRTDLKDMVRELYKKSDRIVISTNGFFTNRIIDLCKEFPEIGIRISIEGLEQTNNEIRGLQNGYQRGYGTLKKLREMGMKDVGFGMTVQDKNAPDLVPLYKISDEMGMEFATASLHNSFYFVEAKNIIQDRPMVAKNLENLVNELLRSNSPKKWFRAYFNHGLINYIYCQKRFLPCDMSFDTFFIDPYGDVMPCNGTKDKEVMGNLNAQSWDELWNSPQADEVRKKVRCCDRDCWMIGSVSPAMHKYIWKPAAWVLVHKFKALFTKHPYSMYELKVCRDYRDGKVTKEELDKCSTCDMNCVINNGLSEASKEQLKHKTGEEIVDADIARNGE; this is encoded by the coding sequence ATGTCTGAAGAAAAGAAGTTAAATGGTACGGTCATCGTCACTTACCGCTGTAACGCTCGTTGCTCCATGTGCAACCGTTATAAAGCACCTTCCAAACCGGAAGAGGAAATCAGTATTGAAACCATCCAGAAGCTGCCGAGGATGTATTTCACTAACATTACTGGTGGTGAACCGTTCATCCGCACCGACCTGAAGGACATGGTGCGTGAGCTGTACAAGAAGTCTGATCGAATCGTTATTTCCACCAATGGCTTCTTCACCAATCGTATCATTGACCTTTGCAAGGAGTTCCCAGAGATTGGTATCCGTATTTCTATTGAGGGGCTGGAACAGACCAACAATGAAATTCGCGGCCTGCAGAACGGCTACCAGCGTGGTTACGGTACGCTTAAGAAACTGCGTGAAATGGGTATGAAGGACGTTGGCTTCGGCATGACCGTACAGGATAAGAATGCTCCCGATCTAGTTCCTCTGTACAAGATCTCTGATGAGATGGGCATGGAATTTGCAACTGCTTCTCTGCACAACAGCTTTTACTTTGTGGAAGCTAAGAACATCATCCAGGACCGCCCGATGGTTGCTAAGAACTTAGAAAATTTGGTTAATGAACTGCTCCGCAGCAACAGCCCAAAGAAGTGGTTCCGTGCGTACTTCAATCACGGTCTGATCAACTACATCTATTGCCAGAAACGTTTTTTGCCTTGTGACATGAGCTTTGATACCTTCTTCATTGATCCGTATGGCGATGTTATGCCTTGCAACGGCACCAAGGACAAAGAGGTCATGGGCAACCTGAACGCTCAGAGCTGGGACGAGTTGTGGAATAGCCCGCAGGCGGATGAAGTCCGCAAAAAGGTCCGTTGCTGTGACCGTGACTGCTGGATGATAGGTAGCGTTTCTCCGGCAATGCATAAGTATATCTGGAAGCCTGCTGCCTGGGTCCTGGTCCACAAGTTCAAGGCTCTGTTCACCAAGCATCCGTATAGCATGTATGAGCTGAAGGTCTGCCGTGATTATCGCGATGGTAAGGTTACCAAGGAAGAACTGGATAAGTGCAGCACCTGCGATATGAACTGCGTGATCAACAATGGTCTGAGTGAGGCTTCTAAGGAGCAGCTGAAACATAAGACTGGCGAGGAAATCGTGGATGCTGATATTGCAAGAAATGGAGAATAA
- a CDS encoding acyltransferase, producing the protein MKIKDSVKVTLGRIRVRIFGVSAGSGVYIGKHCSLKGKQRITLDDSVIIRPYVQIWSGGGAVRIGEGSEVGERCRISIANSLKIGKKVLLSPNVYITDCDHEYRNVVVPVIDQGIVQKGQKVSIGDGSYIGINAVIVGNVEIGKHCVIGANSVVTKDVPDYSVAVGSPAKVIKKIN; encoded by the coding sequence ATGAAAATTAAAGATAGTGTAAAAGTGACACTCGGTCGAATCCGAGTAAGGATTTTTGGAGTATCTGCTGGAAGTGGTGTTTATATTGGTAAGCATTGCAGCCTAAAAGGGAAACAGCGTATAACTTTGGATGATTCTGTAATAATACGTCCCTATGTCCAAATCTGGTCAGGGGGGGGGGCAGTAAGAATTGGAGAAGGCTCTGAAGTTGGGGAGCGTTGCAGAATCTCCATTGCAAACTCTTTGAAAATCGGTAAAAAAGTTCTTCTCTCACCAAATGTGTATATTACCGATTGCGATCATGAATATCGTAATGTAGTTGTTCCTGTTATTGATCAAGGAATTGTGCAGAAAGGCCAGAAAGTTTCTATTGGTGATGGCTCATATATTGGTATTAATGCGGTAATCGTTGGAAATGTGGAGATTGGAAAGCACTGTGTCATTGGAGCTAATTCAGTTGTGACTAAGGACGTGCCGGATTATTCTGTTGCTGTTGGGAGTCCAGCAAAAGTAATTAAGAAAATCAATTAA
- a CDS encoding glycosyltransferase family 4 protein, protein MKILMLVNWKIEYCDTKPENKQPPDYKVKGEDYWFYRYFKNNPEVDVIDISSFPWLENFEKNRLHFYIWQAFKAIPKLNKYDLIVSHGMPSAVVVCLWRKFFKTKAKHIVFDIGSFASASESGLALKLMQFASKSLDGLIHHMSSQRAYYEKFFPWIVEKAQFIRYGADFDFFGVEEEQIAVNKPYIVCAGKNKCDWDTVVKAYGESKIDFDLHLIGGKKTRFEDIDGVVEIPYLPINDFIEQVRGAEFCILPLEPVLFSFGQMRLLQQMALKKCVIVSDAPSVLDYVEDNCTAVVYKASNVKDLKSKMKLVCHEVEKKKDIEENAYDFVKRICNERNMAEEVEACFDVVVK, encoded by the coding sequence ATGAAGATTTTGATGCTTGTTAACTGGAAAATAGAATATTGTGATACGAAGCCAGAAAACAAGCAGCCGCCTGATTACAAAGTTAAGGGCGAGGATTACTGGTTTTATAGATATTTCAAAAACAATCCAGAAGTTGATGTGATTGATATAAGTTCGTTTCCTTGGCTGGAAAATTTTGAAAAGAATAGATTGCACTTTTATATTTGGCAAGCATTTAAGGCGATTCCTAAGTTAAATAAGTATGATTTAATTGTATCACATGGAATGCCAAGTGCTGTGGTGGTTTGTTTATGGAGAAAGTTCTTTAAAACCAAAGCAAAACATATTGTGTTCGACATTGGTTCCTTTGCAAGTGCATCTGAATCAGGACTTGCACTAAAGTTGATGCAGTTTGCAAGTAAATCACTTGATGGATTGATTCATCACATGAGTAGTCAGAGAGCATACTATGAAAAGTTTTTTCCGTGGATTGTCGAAAAAGCACAATTTATAAGGTATGGTGCGGATTTTGATTTCTTTGGAGTCGAGGAAGAACAGATAGCGGTCAACAAACCCTATATTGTGTGTGCTGGAAAAAATAAATGTGACTGGGACACGGTAGTTAAGGCTTATGGGGAAAGTAAAATTGATTTTGATTTACATCTAATAGGTGGGAAAAAAACGCGTTTTGAAGATATAGATGGAGTTGTAGAGATTCCGTATTTGCCAATTAATGATTTTATAGAGCAGGTTCGAGGGGCTGAGTTTTGTATCTTACCATTAGAGCCGGTTCTGTTCTCCTTTGGACAGATGAGGTTATTGCAACAGATGGCTTTGAAAAAATGTGTAATTGTATCTGATGCACCAAGTGTTCTGGATTATGTAGAAGATAATTGTACTGCAGTGGTATACAAGGCTTCAAATGTTAAAGATTTGAAAAGTAAAATGAAATTAGTTTGTCATGAGGTTGAAAAGAAAAAAGACATTGAAGAAAATGCGTACGATTTTGTGAAAAGAATTTGCAATGAAAGAAATATGGCAGAAGAGGTTGAAGCCTGCTTTGATGTAGTAGTTAAATAA
- a CDS encoding glycosyltransferase family 2 protein → METELVSVVIPIYNVEKYLNRCVESVVNQTYKNLEIILVDDGSPDRCPEICDGWKNQDQRIKVIHKKNAGLGMARNTGIEKAEGDYICFFDGDDYIDLQTIEFAVTEAQKTNADVVAFGLSDVDQNKNVRHSIVPKPPKWIYSGAEVQEDLLPDMISATESNFMLSACIMLFSMVLIRKKHWRFVSERTIIAEDVYSLVNLFSEIKTMSFIPKALYNYCRNEDSLTHMYRKDRYEKIKHYYDECIKMCIQNGYNEKVLTRIGLTYFSFTIAAMKQIVMSTSKPREKFKEIQNIVRDEHLHKVIINTDLKKETKSKRALIYTMKNKRSLAVFGMVLAACIKNG, encoded by the coding sequence ATGGAAACAGAGTTAGTGAGTGTGGTCATACCAATTTATAATGTTGAAAAATATTTGAATAGGTGTGTGGAAAGTGTAGTAAACCAAACATATAAAAACTTGGAAATAATTCTTGTAGATGATGGATCACCGGATCGTTGCCCCGAAATTTGTGATGGATGGAAGAATCAAGACCAAAGAATCAAGGTGATACATAAAAAAAATGCCGGATTAGGAATGGCAAGGAACACTGGAATCGAAAAAGCAGAAGGAGATTATATCTGCTTTTTCGATGGTGATGACTATATCGATTTGCAGACAATTGAATTTGCTGTTACAGAAGCACAAAAAACAAATGCCGATGTAGTGGCATTTGGATTGTCGGATGTTGATCAAAACAAAAATGTAAGGCATTCTATTGTTCCAAAACCACCTAAGTGGATTTATAGTGGAGCGGAAGTACAAGAAGACTTACTACCCGATATGATATCAGCAACAGAATCGAATTTCATGCTAAGTGCGTGTATTATGTTGTTTTCAATGGTGTTGATAAGAAAAAAGCATTGGAGATTTGTTTCGGAAAGGACAATCATAGCAGAGGATGTATATTCACTTGTAAACCTATTTTCTGAAATAAAAACGATGAGCTTTATTCCGAAGGCATTATACAATTATTGCAGAAATGAAGATTCTTTAACCCATATGTATAGAAAAGATCGCTATGAGAAAATCAAACATTATTATGATGAATGTATAAAAATGTGCATCCAGAATGGATATAACGAAAAGGTGCTAACTCGTATTGGACTAACATATTTTTCATTTACAATAGCTGCCATGAAACAGATTGTTATGTCTACTTCTAAGCCCCGAGAAAAGTTCAAGGAAATCCAGAATATTGTGCGAGATGAACACTTGCATAAAGTGATAATAAATACTGATTTAAAAAAGGAAACAAAATCGAAGCGAGCATTGATATACACCATGAAGAATAAGAGGAGCCTGGCTGTCTTTGGAATGGTGTTAGCAGCTTGCATAAAGAATGGTTGA
- a CDS encoding polysaccharide pyruvyl transferase family protein → MKVCILSMHRVDNMGSLLQSFGLKTIIEKLGNEVEFIDITKRNEDNELLRGYKQEYHEERETTGLIGKIKKIDRFTLNRLKIKKKNLEQSNAFEDFRKSQLGIEKRSPEYDVCVIGSDEVFNCLNSGAWGFTSQLFGNVPEADKVITYAASCGSTKYEELPTRVADRIRQSFEKVTAFSTRDKNTHEFVAKLTGKQITDNLDPVLVYDFDQEVKQATLPKMPERSCVVYSYYNRVHTANEIDAINEFCKKHQLTPLAIGAPQFWIKDYVICSPFQCLKIFANADFVITDTFHGTIFASKYASRFAVLVRESNRNKLADLVEKIGMQDHLMDNITEMVEKYKISKNQGKFRTIIEDEQIKTWQYLKDNI, encoded by the coding sequence GTGAAAGTATGTATTTTGTCAATGCACCGAGTTGATAATATGGGGTCCTTGCTTCAATCGTTTGGGCTGAAGACAATAATTGAAAAACTTGGAAATGAAGTAGAGTTTATTGATATTACTAAAAGAAACGAAGACAATGAATTGCTTAGAGGCTATAAGCAAGAGTACCATGAAGAAAGAGAAACTACCGGGCTGATTGGTAAAATTAAAAAAATCGACCGATTCACATTGAACCGATTAAAAATAAAAAAGAAAAACCTCGAACAGAGCAATGCTTTTGAGGATTTTCGTAAAAGTCAGCTAGGCATTGAGAAAAGAAGTCCTGAATATGATGTATGCGTTATCGGCAGTGATGAAGTATTCAACTGCTTAAACTCAGGTGCATGGGGCTTCACGTCTCAATTATTTGGTAATGTCCCAGAAGCGGATAAGGTAATTACTTATGCAGCATCCTGCGGTTCTACGAAATATGAAGAACTGCCCACCAGAGTGGCAGATAGAATCAGACAGTCTTTTGAAAAAGTCACAGCATTTTCTACGAGAGATAAAAACACCCATGAATTTGTTGCAAAACTGACGGGTAAGCAGATAACCGATAATTTGGATCCTGTTTTGGTGTATGATTTTGATCAAGAGGTGAAACAGGCAACTTTGCCTAAAATGCCTGAACGTTCCTGCGTGGTCTATTCATATTACAATCGGGTTCATACTGCCAATGAAATTGATGCTATCAATGAGTTTTGCAAAAAACATCAGTTGACTCCACTTGCAATTGGGGCTCCACAGTTTTGGATAAAAGACTATGTCATTTGTTCTCCGTTTCAGTGCTTGAAAATCTTTGCTAATGCCGACTTTGTAATTACAGATACATTCCATGGAACGATTTTTGCTTCAAAATATGCCAGTAGATTTGCTGTTCTTGTTAGGGAGAGTAATAGAAATAAGTTGGCAGACTTAGTTGAGAAGATTGGAATGCAAGATCACCTGATGGATAACATCACAGAGATGGTAGAGAAATATAAGATCTCAAAGAATCAGGGAAAGTTTAGGACCATCATCGAAGATGAACAGATAAAAACATGGCAGTATCTGAAGGATAATATATAA